Below is a genomic region from Thermococcus alcaliphilus.
AACGATCACGGCCAAAACAGCAAATATTGTCCCAAAGGTTGTGCACTTTGTGGCTCCGTGTAATCGGGTATAAACATCAGGGAATCTGTGAAGTGAAAAGCTCCCAAGCAAGTTGAAGGTAATACTGATTGCTAGAAAAAGGTAGATTATACTTTTAATCATTCTAATCCCCCCTGAAGATACTTGGCAATTACCAAAGTCCCAATATAACTGAGCAGAGCATAAACTATGGCTATATCGATGTAGATCACTCTATCATAGGCTACTCCTAGGAGAATCATTCCAGCTACAACAAGGGTATTTAATGTGTCGACGCCAACAACTCTATCGGGAACACTGGGGCCAAACATGATGCGAATCAAAGTTATAAATGCTCCAAGGGCGATTGCCATCACTCCATAGAAAAATTCAGCAAAAATCATCTCCCCAACCTCCTTGCCCATTTTTCAAAAGAACCTGCGACAGGCTCAGAACTTTCTGGCTCTTCTTCTTTTACATAAATCCAATGAACGTAGAGGGCTTTTTCTTCTGGACAGGCATCTACAGTCAGAGTTCCAGGAGTGAGAGTAATTGAATTGCTCAGTATAGTATATTGAGCCTCATTTTCAAGATCAACGGGCACTCTAACAATTCCAGGTTTTATTTTTCCGGTAATCACTCTATAAGCAACGTCTAAATTTGCTTTTACCATTCCCCAGAAGAGGGGACCCAATGCATAAACAATAAACCCAAGCCATTTTACTGGATTTAGAAATCTCTGTGTCTTTTCTCCTATGATGTTCCTTGTTGAAAACCCAATTATCATAGCGAATATAATCCCTGCTATCACCTCTTCTGTGCTCCAGAGCATTCCCTTAGTACCTGCTGTAAGTACAAGCCAGAGCACGAGCGACCATATAAATGCAACAATGAAACTCATTTTTCCCACCTCGAATTTCAATTTAGGCTCCAATTCTCACCAGTTTTTACTTCTGTCGATATAGATTTCAACAATTTCTTTTAAAAGGCTTTTGTAAAAGTCTAAATTAACAATAAAGGTACAAAAAGCCTTGTTTTTAACCAAAGGTTATGTAGAAAAGCGTTTTCTTCTGCCAAGTTACAGACTATGCAGTACAATAATATGCATTAAGCAACTCTTAATTACCCCAACTATTACTATTGTACATGGTCAAAACAAAATGCAAACCTTTATAAACCTTCAAAAGAACTAAATTCAGCGCTCTTCTAGGGTGCTGAAAATTTGAAAGGAGATTGTTGGAAATGTATGGAGATAGATTTGGTGGAAGAAGATTTGAAGCTCCAGTTAAGGTTGGAGAAAGATATAAGGTAAAGATAGAGAGTATTGGACAAGGTGGAGATGGAATTGCTAGAATCAAAGGGTTTGTAGTATTCGTTCCAAACACAAAAGTTGGGGACGAAGTAGAGATTGTAATTAACAGTGTGAAGAGAAAATTCGCCTTCGCTGAAGTTATCTGATATTATTTACTCCTAAAACCAATCCAGAGATTCAAATTTGATCGTTTCTCTTAATTTTTTACCTTTGAGCTACGAAAGGTTTATTTATCATACTTTAGTTATTTTTCATAGTGACAGCAATGGAGTATTACCAAGCCATTTTTATTGGACTACTGCAAGGGATTACGGAGTGGTTACCAATAAGCAGTTCTGGACAGGTAATGCTATTTTTAATAAACCTTCTCAAGATTCCCCCAGAACAGGCTTATTCTTACTCGTTGCTTTTGCATTTGGGGACTCTCATGGCCTTATTTTTCAAATTTAGATACGATCTGGGCAGAATTCTGCTCAAATTAATTCTCTTTAGATGGGAAGAAGAGGAAAGGTTCTTATTCTATTCCACCCTATTCACGGGAATAATAGGTCTGCCCATTTACAAAACTTTCAAGATTGTTGCATCTTCATTCAATGGAGAAGCAATTAACGGAATAATAGGTATAGCCCTAATACTTACCGGTGTAATCTTAAAGAAAGCTCAAGAAGCTCCTTTGGAAAAGCTGGAAAAAGGATTAAAAAAGGAAAAAGAGGAAGTTACAATATTCGATGCAATAGTTGCAGGAGTGGCGCAGGGAATAGCAGTAATCCCGGGAATATCAAGATCGGGGATGACAGTGGGGAGTCTATTGCTCTTAGGCGTAAAACAAGAAAAAGCTGTAAGGCTTAGTTTTTTAATGGCAATTCCCGCTATTACAGGAGCGCTATTTCTAGAGCTACCCGAGGTTTCAAGTACTTCTGAACCCCTAACAATCCCATTAGCTGCAGTTATAACTGCATTTGTAGTTAGCCTCCTTATGATTGAGGTCATGCTGAAAATTGCCAAGCGGCTTAACTTTTCCAAGTTCTGCATTTTCTTTGGTTTCATAGCTTTGATAGCATCTCTTTTGGGGGTGTTGGCATGAAGGGTGTAGTGCTCGCGGCTGGAAAGGGTGAAAGACTAAGACCACTCACAGACGATAGACCAAAAGTTATGCTCAAGGTTGCAAATAAAGCGATAATAGATTACGTCTTTGAAAATATATATCCCTTTGTTGATGAGTTCATAGTAGTTGTGAGGTATCAAAAGGAAAAGCTCATGGATTACTTAGGAGACGAATACGGTGGGAAGCCAATAACCTACGTGGAGCAGGTAGAAGGAGAAGGGACAGCAAAAGCTATCTATTCCGCAATTGAATACGTAGAAAATGAGGAGTTTTTGGCAGTTAACGGGGACATATACTTTGAGAGGGAAGGCATAAAAACTCTTTTACAGTCCTTCAGAAAAAGTAGTGCTGATGCCGCGTTGCTTGTGAAGAGGTTTGAGGATTTAACCCATTTCGGAATGGTGGAGGTAGAGGGAGAGCTCGTAAAGAGCATTAGAGAAAAGCCCGGAGCTGTTTCCGGATACGCAAACTTAGGAATTTACTTATTCAAGCCAGAAGTTTTTGAGTTCATAGAGAACACCCCACAAAGCCAGCGCGGAGAATACGAGATAACGGACACAATAAACCTTATGATAAAAGAAGGCAAGAAAGTAACCTATGCGGTTTATGAGGGCTACTGGAACGATATAGGAAGACCGTGGAACCTCTTAGAGCTAAACGAGTACATTCTCAAAAACCATCTCCGGCACAGTATAAAAGGTATTGTGGAGGAAGGAGCAACAATTCTCCCCCCAGTGGAAATAGGAGAGGGGACGGTTGTTAGAAGCGGATCATACATCATAGGGCCAGTGAAAATCGGGAAAAACTCCAAAATAGGGCCTAATTGCTTTATAAGACCCTACACAAGCATTGGAAACAAGTGCCACATAGGAAACGCCGTTGAAATCAAAAACTCAATAATAATGGATCACAGCAACGCTCCTCACTTGAACTATGTAGGAGATTCAATTGTTGGAGAAAACACCAACCTAGGGGCTGGAACAATAACGGCTAACTTAAGACACGACAACAAAACTATAAAGGTGGAAATAAAAGGCAAACTCGAAGATAGCGGAAGAAGGAAACTGGGAGCGATAATAGGGCACAACGTGAAAACAGGAATTAACGTAACGATATATCCGGGAAGAAAAATAGGAAGCAACTCTTTTATTGGCCCAGGTGTGATAGTTGATAAGAACGTCCCTCCCAATGTGCTGGTTGTTGCTAAACAGGAAAAAGAGATTATAGAAAGGTGAGGGGAGTGGCTTTCATTCCCTACCTTAATTTCCTCTCAAGATGGTTGCTTTTCCTTGCTGTGTTTTATAAAGCCGCAAAAACTAGGGAAAAAAGATGGGGATTAATAACCGTTGCATTATTTGTAAACGCCCTTGATGTGGAAAGTTATATCCTAACTCCTCTTGGTGTTTCCATTAGGCCAGAGGCGTATGACATTGCCTCTAAGATACCAAATTTCTTTGTAGCTGGCCTGCTAACTTGGGGAGGAATTCAGCTAAGGAAAGAGAGGAGCGAGTTTAGGGATGTTGTAACTTTAGGGATATTCGCCATTGCAGCATATATCTGGCTCTTTCTACTTGCAACGGAGTTTTTTGACAGGTTTGAACATTCATTTGCGATCAAATCATCATTTCCCAGCTTCGTCTTTGGAGCCTCCTTAATTTATGTTGGATACATGTTGAGGAACTACGTGATCTCCAAGAACACACTTGAGGAACTCTTTCCGTGGGGATTAATTCTTTTGGGAGCAATAAACTTAACATACCCGTTTACAAGAAACATTGAGTCAATTGCATCAGTGGCATTTCTGCTGGCAGCAGTTTTTCGATTAATGGCTGCAGTTGGAGCATTGAAATTTGCAATACATCCCTCCGAAATGGCAGTATTTGAAAAGCCAAAACAGCAAAAGCCTCCAGAAGTTAAGGGCGCATTTATCTTCAAAAGCAAAGAAGAACTGAAAAAACTAATCCCAAATTTCTTTGACCAAAACGTTATCATGATAACAAGAAACCCACCAAAAGAAAAAGTTCCCGAAAATACTTTAGTTTACTGGCTCACAAAAATGGAAGAGAGTAGCATCAAAGCAGACGGGAAAATCTATCCAGTCTCGCCAACGAGAATAGATATCTTGATTCATCTCCTAACCAAGAACCTTGAAAGCGGTTACAATGCAGTTTACATGGACGGATTCGAGTATTTAATGATAGAAAATGGATTTGAGAGTGCCGTTAAGTTCCTATTTGATTTGAAGGATAGAGTTGTAAGCGAGGGAAAGGTTATAGCTCTAATAATAGACCCGAGAACCCTAACCGAGAAGCAGATGGCACTTCTAGAAAGAGAATTTAGCAACAGAATATAAAAAAGAAAACTCAGAAGCCAAGATACTCTATAAACCTCCTGGTGTGCTTTGTCTCTCTTTGAAGCTCCACTTTTTGGAGTATCTGCCTTTCTATGGCCCTCAAGGCATCATGAACTGCCTGTATTGCTCCCCATGTTTCACCCGTGGCTATAAACTGCCCTTTGTCAGTCACAATTCTCATCCTTGCTTGGTAGAGGTGAACCCCGCGGAGTTTCTCCGGGAATCTCCTGATCCTAAGGTATATTATTCCTTCATTTCCGAGAAGGTCTTCATACCCCTCAACAAATCTCCTTATGTCGGAGATTATTCTCTCCCTTGTAAAGTCACTTAAATAGTGGGCATCTCCACCAAGCTGTAAGTAGAACCTGGCCTTCTGCTCAACCATTCTTGATATTGGGAGCAGGAGATCCTTAACCGTAAGAACTCCTCTAACTACGTTTTCATTATCAACTACAACAAGCCCATCGATGTTGTGCTCCTTCATTAACTCCACGGCTTCCCTAACGCTTGCTTCAGGCTTTATTGTTATCACTCCTCTAAACATGACTTCCCTAAGCTGAGTTGAGAACGGTGGGATTTTTTCTCCAGCTACTTCTCCAAACTGTGCTCTGAATCTGGGTTTTATAAACCTGATAATCAGGTCGTGCAGTGTTACCAAGCCTTCGAGCTTTCCCTCTTCGTTTACAACTGGAATTCTTGAGATAGCATGATCTCTCATTGTTGCAAGTGCCTTAGCTACGGTATCATACGGTTTGAGAGTGATTACATCGCTGCTCATGAACTCTTTTACGGGTCTTTTTCCAAATTCTTCCTTGGCAACCCTCTCAAGTAGGGCAATATCGCTTATTACACCAATAACATTGTTCTTATCCTCCCCAACAGGGAGTGAACGTAAGTCAGTCTCTATCATAAGTTTAGCCGCTAAACTTAGATCTTCATCAGGTTTTACAACGGGTGCGGGCTTGTATACATCCCTAACCTTAGCCTTTGTCGGATCCCACTTTAAGTGGGAGCGGATTATCAAGTCTTGGGTCAATACACCCTTATACAGCTTTCCATCAAAAACAACAATTAAATCCGGATCTTCTTTTTCAAAAATTCCAATCGCCTCAGAAAGGGGGGCGTTTATGTCGATTTTTGCAAATTTTTCTGTCATAACTTCCTGGACAGAAATCCCGACCATTCTTGACACCTCCTTCAATTTTATATTGGTTTTCATTCCATTTAAACCTTTCCGAGATAAGATTTAGTTACATTAAGTTAATAAAGTTTTCGATTGCTTAATGGTTCAAATCCATTTCAAATGGGTACCCTCCTTTGAGAACTAAGTACAGAGCAAACAATCCCCCAAATGTGTTCATAATGATGTCCCTCAGTTTATTCCCAGCATCCTCATGAATAAACGAAATTTCGCTTTCACTAAGCTTTTCAGCAACTTCCCATCCAAAACTTAAAATGAAAAGAGCCAAAAAAGAATAAAGAACCAATTTTCTTCTTGTTAACCTTAAATACCCTCCATCTGATAGGTTAAGGAGAACTTCAGCAATTATAGCCCAAACAACCATTCCTCCAAGGAAGTGGCTTATCATGTCCGCGTTTCTCCATTCTTTGTGGAATAGGTCAACCGTAGTGAAGGGAACATTTACAAGAGAAACATGAACCGCTATAAAAACTCCCAAGAGTACCATCGTCTTTTTGTTGTAGATTGGAGCCAAAAATTGTCTCAATCTAGGATGGGGGTTTGAGAAATATCTCTCAACCACATCCGGGATGTAAAGGCCAATTAAGGCCACAAGGGTCCGGTATATGTGATCCACCCTTTGATAGATGAGAGCAGTTATAAATCCTAGGAAAACAATGAATCTGCTTATATTGAGAGCTGTTTTTGGCTCTATATAAATCACCAAAATAGTAGTACGAGAATATTCCATTTAAAAGTTTCTGAAAAATAAAAAAGGAATCAGCCAATAGTGGCAACGGCTAAATCCGCTCTAACTATTCCGTATCCATAATCTGGATCCCATCCATTTGAATTGACATCATCAGCTGTCACGTGTAGAATTCCCCTAACAGTACTCGTGGTATTATCATCAAACACTCCAACTGGAAGGACATACCCATATTTGTTGTAGTGTGCTGCTTGGATTAATGCTACAACTCCACTAACGTGAGGTGTTGCCATTGAAGTACCGCTAAGTGTCTCATAAGTATCGTCCGGATACGTGCTTAGTATATCAACGCCTGGAGCACTAACTTCTACTCCCCTATTACTCCACCAAGGTACTTGGTCATTAATGTCAGTTGCACCAACGGCTATAACCTCTGGATAAGC
It encodes:
- a CDS encoding undecaprenyl-diphosphate phosphatase, coding for MEYYQAIFIGLLQGITEWLPISSSGQVMLFLINLLKIPPEQAYSYSLLLHLGTLMALFFKFRYDLGRILLKLILFRWEEEERFLFYSTLFTGIIGLPIYKTFKIVASSFNGEAINGIIGIALILTGVILKKAQEAPLEKLEKGLKKEKEEVTIFDAIVAGVAQGIAVIPGISRSGMTVGSLLLLGVKQEKAVRLSFLMAIPAITGALFLELPEVSSTSEPLTIPLAAVITAFVVSLLMIEVMLKIAKRLNFSKFCIFFGFIALIASLLGVLA
- a CDS encoding CBS domain-containing protein, producing the protein MVGISVQEVMTEKFAKIDINAPLSEAIGIFEKEDPDLIVVFDGKLYKGVLTQDLIIRSHLKWDPTKAKVRDVYKPAPVVKPDEDLSLAAKLMIETDLRSLPVGEDKNNVIGVISDIALLERVAKEEFGKRPVKEFMSSDVITLKPYDTVAKALATMRDHAISRIPVVNEEGKLEGLVTLHDLIIRFIKPRFRAQFGEVAGEKIPPFSTQLREVMFRGVITIKPEASVREAVELMKEHNIDGLVVVDNENVVRGVLTVKDLLLPISRMVEQKARFYLQLGGDAHYLSDFTRERIISDIRRFVEGYEDLLGNEGIIYLRIRRFPEKLRGVHLYQARMRIVTDKGQFIATGETWGAIQAVHDALRAIERQILQKVELQRETKHTRRFIEYLGF
- a CDS encoding cation:proton antiporter gives rise to the protein MIFAEFFYGVMAIALGAFITLIRIMFGPSVPDRVVGVDTLNTLVVAGMILLGVAYDRVIYIDIAIVYALLSYIGTLVIAKYLQGGLE
- a CDS encoding DUF835 domain-containing protein, which gives rise to MAFIPYLNFLSRWLLFLAVFYKAAKTREKRWGLITVALFVNALDVESYILTPLGVSIRPEAYDIASKIPNFFVAGLLTWGGIQLRKERSEFRDVVTLGIFAIAAYIWLFLLATEFFDRFEHSFAIKSSFPSFVFGASLIYVGYMLRNYVISKNTLEELFPWGLILLGAINLTYPFTRNIESIASVAFLLAAVFRLMAAVGALKFAIHPSEMAVFEKPKQQKPPEVKGAFIFKSKEELKKLIPNFFDQNVIMITRNPPKEKVPENTLVYWLTKMEESSIKADGKIYPVSPTRIDILIHLLTKNLESGYNAVYMDGFEYLMIENGFESAVKFLFDLKDRVVSEGKVIALIIDPRTLTEKQMALLEREFSNRI
- a CDS encoding TRAM domain-containing protein → MYGDRFGGRRFEAPVKVGERYKVKIESIGQGGDGIARIKGFVVFVPNTKVGDEVEIVINSVKRKFAFAEVI
- the glmU gene encoding bifunctional sugar-1-phosphate nucleotidylyltransferase/acetyltransferase, with the translated sequence MKGVVLAAGKGERLRPLTDDRPKVMLKVANKAIIDYVFENIYPFVDEFIVVVRYQKEKLMDYLGDEYGGKPITYVEQVEGEGTAKAIYSAIEYVENEEFLAVNGDIYFEREGIKTLLQSFRKSSADAALLVKRFEDLTHFGMVEVEGELVKSIREKPGAVSGYANLGIYLFKPEVFEFIENTPQSQRGEYEITDTINLMIKEGKKVTYAVYEGYWNDIGRPWNLLELNEYILKNHLRHSIKGIVEEGATILPPVEIGEGTVVRSGSYIIGPVKIGKNSKIGPNCFIRPYTSIGNKCHIGNAVEIKNSIIMDHSNAPHLNYVGDSIVGENTNLGAGTITANLRHDNKTIKVEIKGKLEDSGRRKLGAIIGHNVKTGINVTIYPGRKIGSNSFIGPGVIVDKNVPPNVLVVAKQEKEIIER
- a CDS encoding monovalent cation/H+ antiporter subunit E, which translates into the protein MSFIVAFIWSLVLWLVLTAGTKGMLWSTEEVIAGIIFAMIIGFSTRNIIGEKTQRFLNPVKWLGFIVYALGPLFWGMVKANLDVAYRVITGKIKPGIVRVPVDLENEAQYTILSNSITLTPGTLTVDACPEEKALYVHWIYVKEEEPESSEPVAGSFEKWARRLGR